In Streptomyces canus, one DNA window encodes the following:
- a CDS encoding MHYT domain-containing protein — MGHLDHAALGWLTPTLSYVMACIGAALGLRCTVRALGATGRSRRNWLITAASALGTGIWTMHFVAMLGFSVSGTDIRYDVPLTIASLLVAMLVVSAGVFAVGYSRDRVRALFLGGLTTGLGVASMHYLGMAAVRLHGGVHYDPVLVGLSVLIAVVAATAALWAALNIKSPVAVTLASLIMGAAVSSMHYTGMFAVSVRVSPSGAVLPGATAMQFIFPLAVGLGSYLFLTSAFVALSPTTGEREATASAQRTVESIPS, encoded by the coding sequence ATGGGACACCTGGACCACGCTGCCCTGGGCTGGCTGACGCCCACGCTCTCGTACGTCATGGCCTGTATCGGCGCCGCGCTCGGCCTGCGCTGCACCGTCCGCGCGCTCGGCGCCACCGGGCGTTCGCGCCGCAACTGGCTCATCACCGCGGCCTCGGCCCTGGGCACCGGCATCTGGACCATGCACTTCGTGGCCATGCTCGGCTTCAGTGTCAGCGGTACCGACATCCGCTACGACGTACCCCTGACCATCGCGAGCCTCCTGGTCGCGATGCTCGTCGTCTCCGCAGGGGTCTTCGCGGTCGGCTACAGCCGTGACCGGGTCCGCGCGCTCTTCCTGGGCGGGCTCACCACCGGCCTGGGCGTGGCGAGCATGCACTACCTGGGCATGGCGGCCGTACGGCTGCACGGCGGCGTCCACTACGACCCGGTGCTGGTCGGACTCTCCGTCCTCATCGCCGTCGTCGCGGCGACGGCGGCCCTGTGGGCGGCGCTCAACATCAAGTCACCCGTCGCCGTCACCCTCGCCTCCCTCATCATGGGCGCCGCGGTCAGCAGCATGCACTACACCGGGATGTTCGCGGTGAGTGTGCGGGTCTCGCCCTCCGGTGCCGTCCTGCCCGGGGCCACGGCGATGCAGTTCATCTTCCCGCTCGCCGTCGGCCTCGGCTCCTACCTGTTCCTGACCTCGGCCTTCGTCGCCCTGTCACCCACGACAGGAGAGCGCGAGGCAACCGCCTCGGCCCAGCGCACGGTCGAGAGCATCCCCTCCTAG